GTAGTGCGGGTCGTCTGACCAGTGGTTAGGATTGTTGGTAATGCCGCTATCTTTGTCGCGGGTGAGTTGATAGCGTTCCATGATCCATTCTAGGGCGGGTTTGCCGTTGACGATGTATTCGTAGGCTTGTAGGGGGATGCCAGTGAGGGTGATTTTGCTGTTGTAGATGATGGTGGTTTTATCGATCGCTTTGTTTTTGACTCCAAATTTCATTTTGGATACGAGATAGTCTTTGTCTTCGAGATAGAGTTCGCTTTTGAATTCTTCTAATGGATATGGTTCTATATTTTCATAGTTGAGATGCCATTGGGCGAGGTTGCGTCCTGCGGTGCTGAAGGTGTGGAAATCGGCGGCGTAGGGAATGCGGGGTAACATTTTTTTGAGGTCGGCGGCGAAGCGTTGTTTGTATTCGGGGCTATGGAGGATGCCATAAATGTAATAGAAGATGTCTTCTTTGGTAATGGTTTGGTCTTGATAGGTGGTTTGGAAGTCGCTGAGGATGGTGTCGGGGATGTTTTCTTTTTTGGTGTAGCCTGTTTCGGTTAGGAAGAGTGTGGTTTGGTCGGTTGGTTCGGGTTTTTCATAGGTATAAAGTGGGAAGCATTGACCTTTAGAAATCATTTCCAAATCTGGCAATATTTTCGATACTATCGCTGAAAAATCTTTTATTGAACCTGTTCCAGTTAGGCAAATTACCAAATTTTCTAAATTCTCATTTGGGAAAATTCTAGGCATTTGGTAAACCATGTCATTAAAATTCTTATTGAAATAGCTCCATTGTTTGCAATAAGGACGATACATTCCCCTTACAAGTGAATCATTATCAAATTCATAATGAACTAATCTGCCAAGATCATTTTTTAGACCTCTTGACCAGCTTATCTTTTGGGGATCTGTACTAATAAAAGCTTCTACTAATTTTTGTCTTGCTTCAGCATTAGCAAAAGTTTTTCCTTGAGAATAAATTTGAAAATCCTCAACTTGGGAATTATAAAAGTCAATCATCTTACTCATATTGACTGTTAGATCTTGACGTGAAAAGTTGTAAATCCAATTATCACGATTTGTTTTTACTCCATTAGAATACACATCAAAAATTGATTTACTCGATTTGTCTGTTTTATCGCCAATTGAAATAAATTCATCAAATTCTGGATCACGTTGATTTATCCAGTCTTGGCTGTCGTTAGGGAGTAGTGAATCCCAGTTAATGCTTGTGAAACTGCCAAGATTCTTAATTTTGTCTAGCTTTTCTTCACGACTCAAATAATCGCCAATATCGTGATAAAAAAGTTGATGCTGTCCTGCTTTTTCAGGATTTTTGATCAGTAAAGTTATGGCGATAGTTGTGCGCGTTCCTTCACCAAAAACACTACCTTTTTCCATGCGTCTCTGTTCTCCCGAAGTTCGCGCATTCCCTCGCAAATTAAAACAATAAACGCTCGTAAATTCATCAGTTAGACATTTACGCAATCCATCCATTGCATTGTTATCAATAAAAGAACCATTCGTCACAAAACAAACAATCCCGCGATCCTTGATTCTGTCACTAGCCCAACGGATCGCCCGAATATAGGAATCATAAAGACTATTCTTATTCGTAGCACTGGAATATCTTGCATAGGTATCCCGAATCTTGTCATCTAAAGCAGGATACTTGAGATTTTTATTACCATCATTCTCGCTAGTCTGCCCCGCCGAATAAGGCGGATTGCCAATAATGACCCGAATATCATTATTTCGCTGCCTCACCACACGCTGATTATTTTCGGGAAACATCACCTCATTCAAAGTCCCCTGACTCTCAAACATCTGAAATGTATCAGTAAGGACAATGCCGTTAAAGGGTTGGTAATGCCCTTCGACTTCGCTCAGGGCGAGGGTTGCCTCGTTCTCTGAGCGGAGCCGAAGGGAACGGATTTCTGCTTGAAGTTGCCCTTCGGCTTCGCTCAGGGCGCGGGTTGCCTCGTTCCCTGTGTCGTTCCCTGAGCGGAGTCGAAGGGAACGACACAAATCATGAAACGCCGCCTCAATATTAATCGCCGCGATGTAATACGCCAACAACACAATCTCATTCGCGTGAAGCTCCTGATGATACTTCCGTTCCAAATCCTGCGGCGCAATCAAACCATTCTGCAACAACCGCACCATAAACGTCCCCGTCCCCGTAAACGGATCGAGAATATGCACATTATCATCCGTCAAACCCACCCCAAACTCCTGACGCAGCGCATCATCCGCACTTCGCACAATAAAATCCACCACCTCCACAGGCGTATACACAATCCCCAACCGTTCCGCCATGCGAGGAAAAGCATTCTTAAAGAACTTATCGTAAAGCTCAATAATAATCTTCTGCTTACCCTCAGCATTGTCAATCCCACTCGCTGCACGAGCTTTAACCCTCACACTCGCATAAAACTTATCCAAAGTCGCAATCTCCTTACCCAACGCCTGCCCCTCCAAAGCATCTAGCATCTTTTGCATCGCGATCGAAACAGGATTTAATTGCGTAAACTGATAATCCTCAAACAATGCATCAAACACAGGCTTCGTAATCAAATGCTGAGACAACATCTCGATCGCATCAGATTCACTAATACTAGGATTAAGATTACAGCGCAAACCCTCCAAAAAATCATCAAAAGCTTGACGGTGCGTAGCTTCGGAACTAGACAATAAAGCTTTAATCCGTGACGTATGGCGATCGGCAATTTGCGCCACATCCTTCGCCCAATCTTCCCAATAACGGCGATCGCCACATTTGACGACAATCTTGGCATAGATCGCATCGCGCCACTCTTCCAATTGCGGAAAATTCAGCGTCATTTGTTTCGCTTTCGGCTGACCATTACCGACCTTCTCAACATCATCGGACGCACCACCACCAACACCAATCACATCCACTTGCGGCGGTCTAGTTTCATTCAACTCAATTTTATTGATAATCGCATTAAAGCGATCGTCATGGGCGCGTAAGGCTTGCAGCACCTGCCAGACCACCTTATACTTCTCATGATCCTTCAGCGCCTCCTCTGGAGTCATGTCCGCAGGAATCCCAATCGGCAAAATAATATAACCGTACTTTTTGCCCTCAGCCCTTCGCATCACCCGCCCCACCGACTGCACCACATCGACAACCGAGTTACGCGGCGACAGGAAAATGACAGCATCTAACGCAGGTACATCCACCCCTTCTGACAGACATCGCGCATTAGAGAGAATGCGGCACAAATTGCCCTGACTGCTGGTATCCGCCTTTAGCCAATCTAGCTTCTGATTGCGAACCATCACATTCTGCTTCCCATCAACGTGCTGCACTTCGCAGGGCAGAATCTCCTCTTCAGGATGCAACTTTTGATATTCCTCAATGATTTGCGAAAACATCTCCGTAAATCTCTTCTCAGAAGCAGCGATCGTCCCTGCAAAAGCGACAGCGCGGCGCATGGGCGCAATATCTCCCTGCACATCTTCGCGATCGCTTTCCGCCGCAAATCGCTTAGACAATCCATTCCAACAACCCGTAATCTTAACCGCATCCTCTAGCCTTAATTCGTTATTAGCATCCGCTAACTGACGCTGAAAAGTTGCGCTGACATACTTCTCATCCACAGCCAACACCATCACCTTATAATCCGTCAACAGCCCCGTCGCCACCGCTTCCGCAAATCCTAAGCGATGGAACTCTTGACCATAGATTTTCTCATCATCCATCGAACAGACGATCGCCTCATTTTCCTTAGCCTTACTCTTAGCCGAATCCGCATAAAGCCTTGGTGTAGCCGTCATATACAGCCGCTTTTTCGCCTTAATAAAGTCCTGATCATGCACCTTCACAAAATGCGAATCATCATCCCCCGCCAAAGTCACGCCCGTAGTCCGATGCGCCTCATCGCAAGTAATCAAATCAAACTCTGGCAATCCTTTCTTCTGTGCATCTGCGATCGCTTGGATCGATTGATAGGTAGAAAAGATGACTGTGAGAACAGGAGATCCCCCTAAATCCCCCTTGTAAAGGGGGACTTGAAAACTCCTCTCTTCTCCCCCCTTCGATAAGGCGGGCTGGGGGGGATCGTTACCATCATCAACAGAAGATCCCCCTAAATCCCCCTTGTGAAGGGGGACTTGAAGACTCCTCTCTTCTCCCCCCTTCGATAAGGCGGGCTGGGGGGGATCGTTACCATCATCAACAGAAGATCCCCCTAAATCCCCCTTGTAAAGGGGGACTTGAAGACTCCTCTCTTCTCCCCCCTTCGATAAGGGGGGCTGGGGGGGATCGTTACCATCATCAACAGAAGATCCCCCTAAATCCCCCTTGTGAAGGGGGACTTGAAAACTCCTCTCTTCTCCCCCCTTCGATAAGGGGGGCTGGGGGGGATCGTTACCATCATCAACAGAAGATCCCCCTAAATCCCCCTTGTGAAGGGGGACTTGAAGAGTAAGCGCCCGATATCTCCCCACAATTACATCCACATCCGTCGTCGCAGGAAAAGCCAAATCACGGGCGCTCATATCCTCCGTATCCGACTTTTTCGACACCTTCGCATCCGAACAAACCGCAATACTCTGCAACCTCACCGTTGCCTCCGCCGACCATTCCCGCAAAGTCTGCGACATTAACGAGATCGAAGGCACTAAAAATAAAACCGTGGCGCTACCTTGCTCAATGGCAAACCTCTCCGCAATCTGCAAAGCCGTATAAGTCTTACCCGTCCCGCAAGCCATGATCAACTTACCGCGATCGCCTGTCTTAAAACCAGCCATCACCTTATCCAAAGCCATACTCTGATGCGGTCTAATCGACTTCTTCGGCTTTAATGGTAAAACGGGCGCGGGGCGCGTCTCAAAATCATCATCATTATTAATACTTGTCGAAACACTCTGCACCGCATAGCGCAAATTTTGCGAACTCACCTGACTCCAATCCACTGGACTTTGATCGAGATCATGTAAAGTCAGGCGATCGACAGGAATATGCTGGTTTTTCAGCGCGTCCTCCGCATTCTTACCCCAACCGCAAGTTGTCACAATCAACCGATGTGTAAATGGCGCTTTGCCCGAAGCCGTAAAAAATGAATCAATATCCCCCTTATCCAATAAATGATCGGGTTGATAGCACTTACACTGAATCGCCCAATATTCACCTGTAGCCCGTTCCTGAGCAACTAAATCAATCCCTAGATCCCCTTTGCCCTCACGTTGCGGAAAATCCATCCACAGCCACACCCGCTTAAACAGTTCGGCATATTGCGGATCAGTTCGCAAATAAGCCAATGTCAAATACTCAAACTTGTCACCTAAATCACGGGTTGAGGTTGCTTCTTGGCGAAATTGCTCAAGAACGTTGTGAATGGTGACAGTCATTTTAGTTTCTGTATATTTTTGGCAAATATTAGCATACACCTCAAAAACCTCATCACAAAACAAAGACCAGAAGCCGAATGTCGGCAAACCGTTAAAAAGCGATCGGGTATCCCTACAGACAGATCATGAGTACAAATACTTTACAAAACTGGGTATGTAAAGTTAGATTAAGCACATAGCGAAAGCTAATTATAAATACATCCAAACCGCAATCATAAACCAATGACCACAGCAGTACAAAGACGCGAAAGCGCTTCCATCTGGGATCAGTTTTGCAATTGGATTACCAGCACCGACAACCGCCTCTATGTAGGTTGGTTCGGCGTAATCATGATCCCTTGCTTACTCTCCGCCACCATTTGCTTCATCATCGCCTTCGTTGGCGCACCTCCAGTCGATATCGACGGAATCCGCGAACCAGTAGCAGGCAGCTTGCTATTCGGAAACAACATGATTTCTGGCGCAGTCGTACCCTCTTCAAACGCGATTGGCCTGCACTTTTACCCCATTTGGGAAGCAGATAGCCTCGACGAATGGCTATACAACGGTGGTCCTTACCAATTGGTAGTATTCCACTTCTTGCTCGGCATTTTCTGCTACATGGGACGTGAATGGGAATTGTCTTACCGCCTCGGTATGCGTCCTTGGATCGCAGTAGCATACTCTGCTCCCGTAGCAGCAGCAACCGCAGTATTCTTGATCTACCCAATCGGACAAGGATCATTCTCTGACGGTATGCCTTTGGGTATCTCTGGTACTTTCAACTTCATGATCGTATTCCAAGCAGAACACAACATCTTGATGCATCCTTTCCACATGTTGGGAGTAGCAGGTGTGTTCGGCGGTTCTTTGTTCAGTGCCATGCACGGTTCACTCGTAACCTCCAGCTTGATTCGTGAAACAACTGAAAACGAAAGCCAAAACGCTGGTTACAAATTCGGACAAGAAGAAGAAACCTACAACATCGTTGCAGCCCACGGCTACTTCGGTCGCTTGATTTTCCAATACGCTTCCTTCAACAATAGCCGTTCCTTGCACTTCTTCTTGGCTCTATGGCCAGTAGTTGGCATCTGGTTCACAGCATTGGGCGTAAGCACAATGGCTTTCAACTTGAACGGATTCAACTTCAACCAATCGATTTCTGACAGCCAAGGACGAGTAGTACCTAGCTGGGCAGACGTAATCAACCGCGCTAACTTGGGCATGGAAGTAATGCACGAGCGCAATGCTCACAACTTCCCTCTCGATTTGGCAGCAGTTGATGTAGCACCAGTAGCAATGGCTGCTCCTGCTATCAACGGTTAATCGACTAGTCTAGTCATCTCGAAATAAAAAAGACTCTCCGCAAGGAGGGGCTTTTTTATTTGTGCAGAATTTACATCAAATAATTTTCTAGCTCAGGATATTTAGAAAATAAGCTGTCAACACTGGCAAGTTTTGCGCCATATTCTAATGCGGTAGCGATAATAAGGCGATCAAAAGGATCTTTGTGAATGGGGGATAGATTTACGGCTCTGACCGTAATTTCTGGAGTTAGTGGAAACAACTCAATTCCTGATGGAAGTAGAGCTTCTTCAAGCCATTCTGATATTGGACATGGCAATTCTAGTCTTCCTTTTTGAGATGCGAGCGCAATTTCATAACAAGATATTGCAGATACGCCAACTTGAGGTGCAGTTTCGATCGCTGTTTGCCAAGAATCAGGAATTTTCTGAAAATCTTCTGTCATCAGCCAAAACCAAATATGAGTATCTAGCACAGTTATTTCAGACATTCCCAATCCTCTTCATCGACAATAGGGCTAACAATATCGCCTAATGTTCTGCCTTTACCTGCGATCGCTTTTGATGGAGAGCGTCTTTTAATTTGGGTGACTTTATTTTCTTCGGCAATTACGATAATGGCGCGAGTTGTCTGGAAATTTGGTTTTTCGCCTAGCCATGTAATGCGATCGCCTTCAATGGCAACTTCATAACTTTTGAGCATGGTTGTTTATCTCCTTAAAGTATTTTCAAATTCTTGTTTTTTGCTAGAGATGAGAGAGCGGAGGCGATCGCCTTTTTCCTGTTGTTCCTCAATTTACATGAGATAATTTTCTAATTCAGGATATTTAGAGAATAAACTGTCAACACTGGCAAGTTTTGCACCATATTCTAACGCAGTGGCGATGATTAAGCGATCGAAGGGATCTTTGTGAATGGGCATTAGGTTTACGGCTCTGGTGGTAATTTCTGGAGTCAATGGCAATAGTTCGATTTTGGCAGGTGCTAATGCTCTGCTAAACCATTCTCTAGAAGAACAGGTTAGCTCTAATCTGCCTCGACTTTGGGCTAAGGCAATTTCATAGCAAGATAGAGGAGATACTGCTAATATCTCGGCTTCAAAGCGTTCAAGCCAAGATGAGGGAAACTGATCGAAGTTTGAGTTGATTAGCCATAACCAAATATGGGTGTCGAGAACGATTATTTCAGACATTCCCAGTCCTCTTCATCGACAATAGGATTCACGATATCACCTAATATTTTCACTTTGCCAGCCATATCAGGTATAGGAAAACGTCTTTTTATTTGGGGTTTAGTTTCTTCTAGGATGGTTACAATAATTCGGGCTGATGTGATTTCTGGTTGTTCGGACAGCCATTTAATTTGTCCGTTCTCGTAGGTTGCTTCATAACTTTTAAGCATGGTTGTTTTTCCTCTGAGTAAATAACGTTTACGGTAAAGTGATAGCGGGGTTTACAATCTGATTGATGTATCTAATTAACTTCTCAATTTCTGCATCAGGATTTTTAAACCAGTCAGTAGACCAAATTCGGTACAGTTTCCAGCCTAGTTTTTCAAGTACTTCTTGGCGATATCGATCGCGATCGCGTGCTGCTTTGGATGAGTGATAGGTAGCGCCATCACACTCAATACCCAATAAATATGTTCCTGAGCGATTGGGAGCGACTATTGCCAGATCAATAAAGTAGTTAGCAACTCCAACCTGTGCTACAACTTCAAAGCCTTTAGCTCGTATAGCTTTAGCAACAAATACTTCAAAGTCACTATCTGGCTCTCTACCTGTTAGCCTTGCCGTTTCCAGTTGTTGAGTCTGAATATATTCTAAATAATCTCGCAGAGCATGAACGCCACGATTAGAGGCTTCTGTAGGACGAATATCGGCAGCAGTCATAGAAGAAAATACTTCAATGCGTTCTTTAGCACGGGTGAAGAGTACGTTTAGTCGTCTATGTCCGTTAGCGCTATTGATTGGACCAAATCTTTGAGCAACTGATAGGTCGGGACGTTCACGACCATACACTGTAGAGATGAAAATAACATCACGTTCATCACCTTGGACATTTTCTAGGTTTTTGATAAAGAATGATGACAGGGTTTCTTCCCATTTAGCAATGTAATCGGCAATTTCAGGATGATTATTAACGAGTAAGCTCATCTCATCTTGTAGCAAGTCTCTTTGTTTTTGATTGAGTGTTACTACGCCTAGAGATAGCTCTGGAGA
This genomic stretch from Pseudanabaena galeata CCNP1313 harbors:
- a CDS encoding type II toxin-antitoxin system VapC family toxin yields the protein MSEIIVLDTHIWLWLINSNFDQFPSSWLERFEAEILAVSPLSCYEIALAQSRGRLELTCSSREWFSRALAPAKIELLPLTPEITTRAVNLMPIHKDPFDRLIIATALEYGAKLASVDSLFSKYPELENYLM
- a CDS encoding type II toxin-antitoxin system VapC family toxin; its protein translation is MSEITVLDTHIWFWLMTEDFQKIPDSWQTAIETAPQVGVSAISCYEIALASQKGRLELPCPISEWLEEALLPSGIELFPLTPEITVRAVNLSPIHKDPFDRLIIATALEYGAKLASVDSLFSKYPELENYLM
- the psbA gene encoding photosystem II q(b) protein, which gives rise to MTTAVQRRESASIWDQFCNWITSTDNRLYVGWFGVIMIPCLLSATICFIIAFVGAPPVDIDGIREPVAGSLLFGNNMISGAVVPSSNAIGLHFYPIWEADSLDEWLYNGGPYQLVVFHFLLGIFCYMGREWELSYRLGMRPWIAVAYSAPVAAATAVFLIYPIGQGSFSDGMPLGISGTFNFMIVFQAEHNILMHPFHMLGVAGVFGGSLFSAMHGSLVTSSLIRETTENESQNAGYKFGQEEETYNIVAAHGYFGRLIFQYASFNNSRSLHFFLALWPVVGIWFTALGVSTMAFNLNGFNFNQSISDSQGRVVPSWADVINRANLGMEVMHERNAHNFPLDLAAVDVAPVAMAAPAING
- a CDS encoding DEAD/DEAH box helicase codes for the protein MTVTIHNVLEQFRQEATSTRDLGDKFEYLTLAYLRTDPQYAELFKRVWLWMDFPQREGKGDLGIDLVAQERATGEYWAIQCKCYQPDHLLDKGDIDSFFTASGKAPFTHRLIVTTCGWGKNAEDALKNQHIPVDRLTLHDLDQSPVDWSQVSSQNLRYAVQSVSTSINNDDDFETRPAPVLPLKPKKSIRPHQSMALDKVMAGFKTGDRGKLIMACGTGKTYTALQIAERFAIEQGSATVLFLVPSISLMSQTLREWSAEATVRLQSIAVCSDAKVSKKSDTEDMSARDLAFPATTDVDVIVGRYRALTLQVPLHKGDLGGSSVDDGNDPPQPPLSKGGEERSFQVPLHKGDLGGSSVDDGNDPPQPPLSKGGEERSLQVPLYKGDLGGSSVDDGNDPPQPALSKGGEERSLQVPLHKGDLGGSSVDDGNDPPQPALSKGGEERSFQVPLYKGDLGGSPVLTVIFSTYQSIQAIADAQKKGLPEFDLITCDEAHRTTGVTLAGDDDSHFVKVHDQDFIKAKKRLYMTATPRLYADSAKSKAKENEAIVCSMDDEKIYGQEFHRLGFAEAVATGLLTDYKVMVLAVDEKYVSATFQRQLADANNELRLEDAVKITGCWNGLSKRFAAESDREDVQGDIAPMRRAVAFAGTIAASEKRFTEMFSQIIEEYQKLHPEEEILPCEVQHVDGKQNVMVRNQKLDWLKADTSSQGNLCRILSNARCLSEGVDVPALDAVIFLSPRNSVVDVVQSVGRVMRRAEGKKYGYIILPIGIPADMTPEEALKDHEKYKVVWQVLQALRAHDDRFNAIINKIELNETRPPQVDVIGVGGGASDDVEKVGNGQPKAKQMTLNFPQLEEWRDAIYAKIVVKCGDRRYWEDWAKDVAQIADRHTSRIKALLSSSEATHRQAFDDFLEGLRCNLNPSISESDAIEMLSQHLITKPVFDALFEDYQFTQLNPVSIAMQKMLDALEGQALGKEIATLDKFYASVRVKARAASGIDNAEGKQKIIIELYDKFFKNAFPRMAERLGIVYTPVEVVDFIVRSADDALRQEFGVGLTDDNVHILDPFTGTGTFMVRLLQNGLIAPQDLERKYHQELHANEIVLLAYYIAAINIEAAFHDLCRSLRLRSGNDTGNEATRALSEAEGQLQAEIRSLRLRSENEATLALSEVEGHYQPFNGIVLTDTFQMFESQGTLNEVMFPENNQRVVRQRNNDIRVIIGNPPYSAGQTSENDGNKNLKYPALDDKIRDTYARYSSATNKNSLYDSYIRAIRWASDRIKDRGIVCFVTNGSFIDNNAMDGLRKCLTDEFTSVYCFNLRGNARTSGEQRRMEKGSVFGEGTRTTIAITLLIKNPEKAGQHQLFYHDIGDYLSREEKLDKIKNLGSFTSINWDSLLPNDSQDWINQRDPEFDEFISIGDKTDKSSKSIFDVYSNGVKTNRDNWIYNFSRQDLTVNMSKMIDFYNSQVEDFQIYSQGKTFANAEARQKLVEAFISTDPQKISWSRGLKNDLGRLVHYEFDNDSLVRGMYRPYCKQWSYFNKNFNDMVYQMPRIFPNENLENLVICLTGTGSIKDFSAIVSKILPDLEMISKGQCFPLYTYEKPEPTDQTTLFLTETGYTKKENIPDTILSDFQTTYQDQTITKEDIFYYIYGILHSPEYKQRFAADLKKMLPRIPYAADFHTFSTAGRNLAQWHLNYENIEPYPLEEFKSELYLEDKDYLVSKMKFGVKNKAIDKTTIIYNSKITLTGIPLQAYEYIVNGKPALEWIMERYQLTRDKDSGITNNPNHWSDDPHYILNLVKRIVRVSVESVKIVNSLPLLNER